In a single window of the Biomphalaria glabrata chromosome 5, xgBioGlab47.1, whole genome shotgun sequence genome:
- the LOC106069769 gene encoding erbin-like — translation MAGIIVKKCPCLRPKIEEEVKVLDYRHSSLHDVPSEVFNRERTLEVLYCDSNQIRDLPRELFYCHGLRHLSISDNEITNIPPAISSLGNLEELDFSKNGIIDVPESIKGCKYLRSIDASVNPLGKLPEGFTQLSNLTHLFLNDTFLDYLPGSFGRMVKLRILEMRENHLKTLPKSFGRLTDLERLDIGNNEFTELSDVIGELTSLLELWCDNNQIATITHTIGNLKQLMFLDASKNQLQDLPGEIEGCVALADLHLTSNNLMCLPDSIGNLNHLTTLKADDNQLTSLPKTLGGLSSLSELNVSMNDLEDLPASIGLLRNLRTFYADDNMLKYLPAELGSCSGITVLSMRSNKLTYIPDELGRIPRLRVLNLSDNYLRYLPFTIIKLKELQALWLTENQTRPLIPLQSETEPGTGRKILTCYLLPQGASEPNDERDPTGDTESFHASMWDEERLLRQQIHFDFVDDSDEEGTLVRCPTPYPKEMREKVRHARNLAMRQMMNSGENSVEVDTGARDSVDHTGRLSGGFDEAAYGFVRGQSDVRMREARITKPVSPKLQESHRLFRFDKEKIMKDKARMQHRLSVPDFEGEMNKLIIEQKIKDRKVSADSSITKRSGSVPDLTGSKNKEGYSAGTLPAANYEDLYYKQIVHRHRGRRSRRMREYDSDTGYRSDKEIRYRDADNRGANSEILSVRSQPLPSHHFHHQQNGRRKDGAGYASDLEAYSAAGSLFPTANAAAAAFQQKLGQRPSASTSNKPDNSPAWRPSKNIRPQSPSRSEPRHVGSRTNSFHPSHYRRTSNPKEAIPSLDRESVRASKHNVSHDSNSTASNDEFYKQFPGNEYYPAANVKGNNSNEKLYNDDYFISGQPQTSFKDTNSGGPSKVQLKVGPQIQSPGPPSQRLLGSGPPVAPKPNLGSLSGSNQSLQHAPSPSPPVFSKDSFLDQSTPVSNPAPLLGATAAANISTRERRGSNLYTVIEERGTAQKILTSQTSQGSAANTPPPYNPAPPYRRPSDSRTPGPRTERLSSDSSSSRVDSPHTTSSAATAMILATASGGPSVPRSQSSPCGFHGNNPFPELPATPREKLSYSDYADLDRRNQGRCHVRDNQTTRSGSSSSHIGSASQIGHSYHSGARARDRSDSSDSHRSSIRESPNTTNRHEKTFDQYSGPMEAANYEDFTMIPNQEQSSQVSSSTDSGYGPGGHHVYERIGEYARSKAEGYSLRGGPGSHSSGATSTPPSQRMTPVKNSGNSLSRDATPSKDYMKPDSTTQEHREQFRVTIKKSPGLGFSIAGGIGSHGNPYRANDIGIFVTKVTADGPASKHLRSGDKLLEVNKVDFQAIEHNQAVAVLKTNHTVNLLIERIQKVNMV, via the exons GCTACCTGAGGGATTTACTCAGCTGTCCAACCTGACTCATCTGTTTCTGAATGATACTTTCTTGGATTACTTACCTGGCAGTTTTGGAAG AATGGTAAAACTTCGAATCCTTGAAATGAGAGAAAATCATCTGAAAACTTTACCGAAGTCATTTGGTCGTTTGACTGACCTTGAAAGACTTGACATTGGGAATAATGAGTTCACAGAATTG TCTGATGTTATTGGTGAGTTGACCAGCTTACTGGAACTGTGGTGTGACAATAATCAGATAGCAACCATAACACAT ACTATAGGTAACTTAAAACAGCTCATGTTTCTGGATGCCAGCAAGAACCAACTTCAAGACTTGCCAGGAGAAATAGAAGGCTGTGTAGCTCTAGCAGATCTCCATTTGACATCCAACAATCTCATGTGTCTGCCTGATTCTATAG GTAATTTGAATCATCTGACAACACTTAAAGCAGATGACAATCAGCTGACATCATTACCGAAGACTTTAGGAGG ACTATCTTCATTATCTGAGTTAAATGTCAGTATGAATGACCTGGAAGATTTGCCAGCCAGCATTGGCCTGTTGAGAAATCTCAGGACATTTTATGCTGATGAcaatatgttgaaatatttacCAGCTGAG ctTGGGAGTTGCAGTGGTATAACTGTACTATCAATGCGCAGCAACAAATTAACTTATATACCAGATGAGCTTGGTCGCATCCCTCGTCTAAGAGTCTTAAATTTGAGTGACAACTACTTACGTTACCTCCCTTTCACCATCATTAAGTTGAAAGAGCTGCAAGCTCTTTGGTTAACAGAGAATCAA ACACGACCATTGATTCCTTTACAATCAGAGACAGAACCTGGAACTGGAAGAAAAATACTGACCTGTTATCTTTTGCCACAGGGAGCATCAGAACCAAATG ATGAGCGAGATCCAACGGGAGACACTGAAAGTTTTCATGCTTCAATGTGGGATGAAGAAAGACTTCTGCGCCAACAGATTCATTTCGATTTTGTTGATGATTCAgatgaagag GGTACTCTTGTACGATGTCCAACTCCATATCcaaaagaaatgagagagaaagtgagacatGCACGAAATCTAGCCATGAGACAGATGATGAATTCAGGAGAGAATAGTGTGGAGGTAGATACAGGTGCTAGGGATTCAGTAGACCATACTGGCAGACTATCTGGTGGCTTTGATGAG GCAGCCTATGGTTTTGTCAGAGGTCAGTCTGATGTGAGAATGAGAGAAGCCAGAATAACAAAGCCTGTATCTCCCAAGCTGCAAGAGTCTCACAGACTGTTCAGATTTGATAAG GAGAAAATTATGAAAGATAAAGCAAGAATGCAACATCGTCTCTCAGTTCCAGATTTTGAGGGTGAAATGAATAAGTTAATAATAGAGCAAAAAATTAAAGACAGAAAAg tctcagCTGATAGCAGTATCACTAAAAGGTCTGGTTCTGTTCCAGACTTAACAGGGAGTAAAAATAAAGAAGGTTACAGTGCAGGAACTTTGCCTGCTGCTAATTATGAAGATCTTTACTACAAGCAGATTGTTCATCGACACAGAGGACGTCGCTCCAGGAGGATGAGAGAGTATGACTCTGATACAGGCTACCGCAGTGACAAGGAAATTCGCTACAGAGATGCAGACAACAGGGGTGCTAACTCTGAAATTCTGTCTGTACGCTCTCAGCCACTGCCTTCCCACCATTTTCACCACCAGCAGAATGGTAGGAGAAAAGATGGTGCTGGTTATGCCAGTGACCTTGAAGCATACAGTGCTGCTGGAAGCTTATTCCCCACTGCCAATGCTGCAGCTGCAGCCTTCCAGCAAAAACTTGGACAACGACCCTCTGCCAGCACTTCTAATAAGCCAGATAATTCACCAGCATGGCGGCCATCTAAAAACATTCGTCCACAATCTCCATCCAGATCAGAGCCTCGGCATGTGGGCAGCCGAACAAACAGTTTTCACCCATCCCATTACAGAAGGACTAGTAACCCAAAAGAAGCCATTCCATcattagacagagagagtgtaAGGGCTAGTAAGCATAATGTAAGTCATGATTCAAATAGCACTGCATCTAACGATGAATTTTATAAACAATTCCCTGGCAATGAGTATTACCCTGCTGCCAACGTCAAAGGCAATAACTCTAATGAAAAACTATATAATGATGACTATTTCATATCTGGTCAGCCTCAGACCAGTTTTAAAGACACTAATTCCGGTGGCCCTTCAAAAGTACAACTAAAAGTAGGGCCACAAATACAGAGCCCAGGGCCTCCATCACAAAGACTCCTGGGGTCAGGGCCACCTGTTGCCCCGAAGCCAAACCTTGGCAGTCTGAGTGGGAGCAACCAATCTCTCCAGCATGCCCCATCCCCATCACCTCCAGTATTCAGCAAAGACAGTTTTCTAGACCAGAGCACACCTGTGTCAAATCCAGCTCCACTATTAGGGGCTACAGCAGCAGCCAATATCTCCACAAGAGAGCGAAGAGGAAGTAATCTGTATACTGTTATTGAAGAAAGAGGAACTGCTCAAAAAATTTTG ACTAGTCAAACTTCACAAGGTTCAGCAGCCAACACTCCACCACCTTATAATCCTGCTCCACCTTACAGAAGGCCTTCAGACAGTAGGACTCCTGGCCCACGAACTGAAAGGCTGTCTAGTGACTCATCCTCAAGTCGGGTAGACTCTCCTCATACCACATCATCTGCAGCCACAGCCATGATACTAGCTACTGCATCAGGTGGCCCAAGTGTGCCCAGGTCACAGTCTTCCCCTTGTGGTTTCCATGGTAATAACCCTTTTCCTGAGCTACCAGCAACTCCAAGAGAAAAGCTTAGCTATTCAGACTATGCTGACCTTGATCGCAGGAATCAAGGCCGCTGTCATGTCAGAGACAATCAGACCACTAGGTCAGGCAGCAGTTCATCACATATTGGTTCTGCTTCACAGATAGGACATTCATACCACTCAGGAGCTAGAGCTCGAGACCGCTCAGACTCATCAGATTCACACAGATCATCCATTAGAGAATCACCTAATACTACAAACAGGCATGAAAAAACTTTTGATCAATACTCCGGTCCAATGGAAGCTGCCAATTATGAGGACTTTACCATGATTCCCAACCAAGAACAATCATCTCAGGTCTCTAGCTCCACAGACAGTGGCTATGGGCCAGGTGGGCACCATGTTTATGAACGTATTGGGGAGTATGCCAGAAGTAAAGCTGAGGGTTACTCCTTACGAGGAGGTCCAGGGTCACATAGCTCAGGAGCGACCTCAACACCACCCTCACAAAGAATGACACCTGTAAAAAATTCTGGAAACTCTTTGTCAAGGGATGCTACTCCTTCAAAGGATTACATGAAACCAGACTCCACCACACAAGAACACAGGGAACag tTTCGAGTAACAATAAAGAAAAGTCCTGGATTGGGATTTTCCATAGCTGGTGGTATTGGCTCCCATGGCAATCCATACAGAGCCAATGATATT GGAATATTTGTGACAAAAGTCACTGCTGATGGGCCTGCCTCTAAACACCTTCGTTCCGGAGATAAACTTTTAGAG GTCAACAAGGTAGACTTTCAAGCCATTGAACACAACCAGGCGGTAGCAGTACTCAAAACCAACCATACTGTTAATCTACTTATTGAGAGAATACAGAAAGTCAACATGGTTTAA